From Tiliqua scincoides isolate rTilSci1 chromosome 2, rTilSci1.hap2, whole genome shotgun sequence, the proteins below share one genomic window:
- the FEZF2 gene encoding fez family zinc finger protein 2 — MASSASLETVVPSPCARTAGANPAKTLAFSIERIMAKNSEPPHHHHKPAAAAAAAFEGRPGEPPPSSKKLLSLCSPIPCVIPIQPLPGYEMPSKALLNYSELWKSSLRTCSLGGGFCKGNCGACCKGELPHHHHPLGPAALPPTGTPGRVIKPQAINQALSLPANGSSLYYFNYLDSSSYPPSEVLHGQLFSSGLLPPSAQGPAAAALSAHQKLFLLENAKLAALAPPDKFPNAQYPHKERLPGQLDQVMKENSGLAGERNGVKAPHGKLGGGAGGGGASADGKPKNFTCEVCGKVFNAHYNLTRHMPVHTGARPFVCKVCGKGFRQASTLCRHKIIHTQEKPHKCNQCGKAFNRSSTLNTHIRIHAGYKPFVCEFCGKGFHQKGNYKNHKLTHSGEKQYKCTICNKAFHQIYNLTFHMHTHNDKKPFTCVTCGKGFCRNFDLKKHVRKLHDTLSVAAAAASTPSAKELSRTVPS; from the exons ATGGCCTCCTCTGCCTCGCTGGAGACGGTCGTGCCTTCGCCCTGCGCCCGGACCGCGGGGGCCAACCCTGCCAAGACCCTGGCCTTCTCCATCGAGCGGATCATGGCCAAGAACTcggagcctccccaccaccaccacaagcccgccgccgccgccgccgccgccttcgAGGGCCGACCAGGCGAGCCTCCCCCTTCCAGCAAgaagctgctgagcctctgctcGCCCATCCCCTGCGTGATCCCCATCCAGCCCCTGCCCGGCTACGAGATGCCCTCCAAGGCTCTGCTCAACTACTCGGAGCTGTGGAAGAGCAGCTTGAGGACCTGCTCTTTGGGGGGCGGCTTCTGCAAGGGCAACTGCGGCGCGTGCTGCAAGGGGgagctgccccaccaccaccaccccctcggCCCGGCCGCCTTGCCCCCCACCGGCACCCCCGGCAGGGTGATCAAGCCGCAGGCGATCAACCAGGCGCTGAGCCTGCCCGCCAATGGATCCAGCCTCTACTACTTCAACTACCTAGACTCCTCCTCGTACCCCCCGTCGGAGGTCCTGCACGGGCAGCTCTTCTCCTCCGGCCTCCTGCCCCCCTCGGCGCAgggccccgccgccgccgccctctCCGCCCACCAGAAGCTCTTCCTGCTGGAGAACGCCAAGCTGGCCGCCCTGGCGCCCCCGGACAAGTTCCCCAACGCCCAGTACCCGCACAAGGAGCGCCTCCCCGGGCAGCTGGACCAGGTGATGAAGGAGAACTCGGGCCTGGCCGGCGAGAGGAACGGCGTCAAAGCCCCGCACGGCAAGCTCGGCGGCGGGGCGGGCGGCGGAGGAGCCTCGGCCGACGGCAAGCCCAAGAACTTTACCTGCGAGGTGTGCGGCAAG GTCTTCAATGCTCATTATAACTTAACGCGCCACATGCCGGTTCACACGGGAGCCAGGCCCTTCGTTTGCAAAGTCTGTGGCAAGGGCTTCCGGCAGGCCAGCACGCTCTGTAGGCACAAAATCATTCACACGCAG gaAAAACCCCATAAGTGTAACCAGTGCGGGAAAGCCTTCAACAGAAGTTCCACGTTAAACACCCACATTCGGATCCACGCGGGCTACAAACCCTTCGTCTGTGAATTCTGTGGCAAAGGATTCCATCAAAAAG gGAATTACAAAAACCACAAGCTGACCCACAGCGGCGAGAAGCAGTACAAGTGCACCATCTGCAACAAAGCCTTCCACCAGATCTACAACCTGACCTTCCACATGCACACGCACAACGACAAGAAGCCCTTCACGTGCGTCACCTGCGGGAAAGGCTTCTGCAGGAACTTTGACTTGAAGAAGCACGTGAGGAAGCTGCACGACACGCTTTCggtggccgccgccgccgcctccacGCCTTCCGCGAAAGAGCTCTCGAGGACCGTGCCCAGCTAA